The Phormidium sp. PBR-2020 DNA segment AAGTGCGCAGCTACCGCAAACAACTCGGGGTCATTCCCGCGTACAAAATGGTAGACACCTGTGCGGCGGAGTTTGAGTCGCAAACCCCCTACTATTACTCCACCTACGATGAAAACAATGAACATCTGACGAGCGATCGCCGCAAAGTCATGATTCTCGGTGGCGGACCCAACCGCATCGGCCAAGGGATTGAGTTCGACTATTGCTGCTGTCACGCCTCCTTTGCCCTGCGCGACAAAGGCTTCGAGACGATTATGGTCAACTCCAACCCCGAAACCGTCTCCACAGACTACGACACCAGCGATCGCCTCTACTTTGAACCCCTCACCAAAGAAGATGTCCTCAACATCATCGAAGCCGAAAACCCCGAAGGCATCATCATCCAGTTTGGCGGACAAACCCCCCTGAAACTCGCCGTTCCTCTCTCCAAAGCCAACGCCCCCATCTGGGGAACCTCCCCAGACTCCATTGACGCATCGGAGGACCGCGAGCGCTTCGAGGAAATCCTACGGGAATTAGACATCCTGCAACCCCCCAACGGCTTAGCCCGTAGCTACAAAGAATCCCTGAAAATCGCCCAACGCATCGGCTATCCCGTGGTCGTGCGTCCCTCCTATGTCCTGGGGGGACGAGCCATGGAAGTCGTCTATTCCGACGAAGAACTCGAACGCTATATGACCTTCGCCGTGCAAGTCGAACCCGAACACCCGATTCTGATTGATAAATTCCTAGAGAATGCGATCGAAGTCGATGTGGATGCGATCGCCGACCAAACCGGGGCGGTGGTCATTGGCGGCATCATGGAACATATCGAACAAGCGGGAATCCACTCCGGGGACTCCGCCTGTTCCATTCCCAGCCAAACCCTGACCCAGGCAGCACTCCATACCATTCGCGATTGGACCGAGAAACTGGCCCAACGGCTCAATGTCATCGGACTGATGAACGTGCAATATGCCGTGCAGGGAGAATTGGTCTATATCATTGAAGCCAATCCCCGAGCCTCACGGACCGTTCCCTTTGTCTCCAAATCCATTGGCGTTCCCCTAGCCAAATACGCCTCCCGCGTCATGGCTGGGGAAACCTTGGCCCAGTTGAACTTCACCCAGGAACTCATCCCCAACCATGTTTCCGTGAAAGAGGCGGTCTTACCCTTCCATAAATTCCCCGGAACAGATACCATCCTTGGACCCGAGATGCGCTCAACGGGAGAAGTGATGGGGATTGACGACAGTTTCGGGAAAGCCTTTGCCAAAGCCGAACTCGGGGCTGGGGAACTGCTGCCCCAGCAAGGGACGGCCTTTATCTCCGTCATTGACCGGGATAAAGAGAACGTCATCCCCATCGCCCGTGAACTTCAGGACTTGGGCTTTGACATCTTGGCCACCATGGGCACAGCGGCGGCTCTGAAGGCAGCAGGACTTGAAAACGTGGGTTTAACCCTAAAACTCTCGGAAGGTCGCCCCAACGTGCTGGATGCCGTGAAAAATAAGCAGATTCAGCTAATTGTGAATACCCCCTCTGGAGAGGATGCACAAGCCGAAGGTCGCACCATTCGGCGGATGGCGTTAGCCTATAAAATCCCCATCGTCACCACCATCTCCGGGGCGCGGGCCACAGCAGCGGCGATTCGCACCTTGCAAGGGGGGTCTTATCAGGTAAAAGCGTTGCAAGATTACTTCACCGATTAACCTCGAGTCTAGGGCGAATCGCCATCTCCTCGACGGGATGAGTCCAGGGGTGGGTCTTCCTACGATCCGAAATTTGAACGCAACTGTGGAACCTGAACCCACCCATCAGGTCATAAGAGCTTCATGTTGTTATCCTGTAGAGAATCCACCCCGACCCCGACCCAGTCGGATAGGAGCGAACAAAGCAGTAGGCAGTAGGGGAACTACATCGGCGCAAATTGCCCTTTTGCCCCTTGCCCCTTGCCTCTTGCCTTTTGCCCCTTACCTCTTGCCCCTTACCTCCTGCCTTACCATGCGCGTTTTACTGCTTTATCCCCGATTTCCCAAAAGTTTCTGGTCATTTGAAAAAACCCTGGAACTGATTGGACGCAAAGCCATGCTTCCCCCCCTGGGACTGGCAACAGTGGCGGCAATTCTGCCGCAGACGTGGGAGTATCAATTGGTTGACCGCAATGTTCGAGATGTCACCGAAGCCGACTGGGACTGGGCCGACTTAGTGCTGATGTCAGCCATGATTGTCCAGAAAGAGGATATGTTGAACCTGGTGACTGAAGCCAAACGGCGCGGGTTGCCGGTAGCAGTGGGGGGTCCCTATCCCACAGCCATTCCTGAAGACCTCCAAGCCGTTGACACGGACTACCTAATTCTCGACGAAGGGGAGATTACGCTGCCGATGTTTGTCGAGGCGATCGCCCGAGGGGAGAAAACCGGGGTCTTCCGCTCCAACGGTGAGAAGCCAGCCGTCACCGACACGCCGATTCCCCGGTTTGACTTACTCGATTTTGAAGCCTACTCGGAGATGTCCGTGCAATTCTCCCGAGGCTGTCCCTTCCAATGCGAGTTTTGCGACATCATCGTGCTTTATGGTCGCAAACCCCGCACCAAGTCCCCCGAGCAATTCCTAGCGGAACTCGATCGCCTCCGTGAACTGGGCTGGAATCGCAGTATTTTCCTCGTCGATGACAACTTCATCGGCAACAAGCGCAACGTTAAGCGACTGCTGCAAGCACTGCAACCCTGGATGGTGGAACATAACTATCCCTTCTCCTTCGCCACAGAAGCCTCAGTCGACTTGGCCCAGGACCAAGAATTGATGGATTTGATGGTGGCCTGTAACTTTGGCTCCGTCTTCCTGGGGATTGAAACCCCCGATGCCGATAGCCTAGCAGTAACGAAAAAATTTCAGAATACCCGCGATCCCCTGAGTGACGCAGTCATCAACATTTCTAAGTCAGGGTTACGGGTCATGGCTGGCTTTATTATCGGCTTTGACGGAGAAAAATCCGGCGCGGGCGATCGCATCGTTGAGTTTGTGGAAAAAACCGCCATCCCCACGGCGGTCTTTAGTATGTTGCAGGCCCTCCCCGATACCGCCTTATCCCACCGCTTAGAGAAAGAAGGCCGCTTACGGGCCACCAACGGCAACATTAACCAAACCACGTTAATGAACTTTGTCCCCACTCGTCCCCTAGAAGAGATTGCGCGGGAATATATTGACGCGTTTTGGCGACTCTATGATCCCCTCGTCTTCCTGAATCGCACCTATCGTCATTTTCGCTTTCTCGGTGAAGCCACCTATCCCCATAAAGGGAAAGCCACCCGTAAAAACACGTCCTGGGTGGTGATTCGCGCATTGCTCACCCTCTGCTGGCGACAGGGACTGGTACGTAAGACTCGTTTTGCCTTCTGGCGCAATCTCTGGCTGATGGTTCGGCATAATCCGGGGGGAGTGAGCAGTTATCTCTCCGTTTGCGCTCAGGCCGAGCATTTCCTGGAATATCGGCAAATTGTCAAAGATGAGATTGAGGCCCAGTTGGCTGAGTATCTGGCGCAAGAGGAACAGGAAGCAACGAAAGCTGCTTCAGAACCGGTGACATCAGGGGTAGCTCGTTAATTGCCGCAGCTCAGCGATCGCTCGCTGAC contains these protein-coding regions:
- the carB gene encoding carbamoyl-phosphate synthase large subunit; its protein translation is MPRREDIQKILLLGSGPIVIGQACEFDYSGTQALKALREEGYFTILVNSNPASIMTDPEMADRTYIEPLSPDIVEQIIAKERPDAILPTMGGQTALNLAVSLAENGVLEKYGVELIGAKLPAIQKAEDRDLFKQAMDKIGLQSCPSGIASTLDEARQVGVEIGSYPLIIRPAFTLGGSGGGIAYNQEEFEEMAQGGLDASPVSQILVEKSLIGWKEYELEVMRDLADNVVIICSIENIDPMGVHTGDSITVAPAQTLTDKEYQRLRDASIKIIREIGVETGGSNIQFAVNPVNGDVVVIEMNPRVSRSSALASKATGFPIAKFAAKLAVGYTLDEIPNDITKKTPASFEPTIDYVVTKIPRFAFEKFPGTQAVLTTQMKSVGEAMAIGRTFCESFQKAFRSLETGHWGWGCQSMGKLPSLTQVRAGLRQPNPERMFTVHQALTLGMSVEEIYELTGIDIWFLDKFAEILATEKWLKRSPLSEISAAEMREVKQLGFSDRQIAFATKSTEDEVRSYRKQLGVIPAYKMVDTCAAEFESQTPYYYSTYDENNEHLTSDRRKVMILGGGPNRIGQGIEFDYCCCHASFALRDKGFETIMVNSNPETVSTDYDTSDRLYFEPLTKEDVLNIIEAENPEGIIIQFGGQTPLKLAVPLSKANAPIWGTSPDSIDASEDRERFEEILRELDILQPPNGLARSYKESLKIAQRIGYPVVVRPSYVLGGRAMEVVYSDEELERYMTFAVQVEPEHPILIDKFLENAIEVDVDAIADQTGAVVIGGIMEHIEQAGIHSGDSACSIPSQTLTQAALHTIRDWTEKLAQRLNVIGLMNVQYAVQGELVYIIEANPRASRTVPFVSKSIGVPLAKYASRVMAGETLAQLNFTQELIPNHVSVKEAVLPFHKFPGTDTILGPEMRSTGEVMGIDDSFGKAFAKAELGAGELLPQQGTAFISVIDRDKENVIPIARELQDLGFDILATMGTAAALKAAGLENVGLTLKLSEGRPNVLDAVKNKQIQLIVNTPSGEDAQAEGRTIRRMALAYKIPIVTTISGARATAAAIRTLQGGSYQVKALQDYFTD
- a CDS encoding B12-binding domain-containing radical SAM protein; the encoded protein is MRVLLLYPRFPKSFWSFEKTLELIGRKAMLPPLGLATVAAILPQTWEYQLVDRNVRDVTEADWDWADLVLMSAMIVQKEDMLNLVTEAKRRGLPVAVGGPYPTAIPEDLQAVDTDYLILDEGEITLPMFVEAIARGEKTGVFRSNGEKPAVTDTPIPRFDLLDFEAYSEMSVQFSRGCPFQCEFCDIIVLYGRKPRTKSPEQFLAELDRLRELGWNRSIFLVDDNFIGNKRNVKRLLQALQPWMVEHNYPFSFATEASVDLAQDQELMDLMVACNFGSVFLGIETPDADSLAVTKKFQNTRDPLSDAVINISKSGLRVMAGFIIGFDGEKSGAGDRIVEFVEKTAIPTAVFSMLQALPDTALSHRLEKEGRLRATNGNINQTTLMNFVPTRPLEEIAREYIDAFWRLYDPLVFLNRTYRHFRFLGEATYPHKGKATRKNTSWVVIRALLTLCWRQGLVRKTRFAFWRNLWLMVRHNPGGVSSYLSVCAQAEHFLEYRQIVKDEIEAQLAEYLAQEEQEATKAASEPVTSGVAR